One window of the Haloarcula halobia genome contains the following:
- a CDS encoding NAD-binding protein, producing MTLRPSLRDALARTTGPPTLLVVSDCHVGSTLASAFDDGADVRLVTDHEGVAATVRDGVDVTVGDVTALRTLQAADGATAAVVALRRDRQAILVTQLLRAHFDVETVVVLLNDPERREAIEDIATAVVCGATSLATELQRAVETTLTGSEPI from the coding sequence ATGACACTTCGACCCTCACTCCGAGACGCGCTCGCCCGCACCACCGGACCACCGACCCTCCTCGTCGTAAGCGACTGCCACGTCGGTTCGACGCTCGCGTCGGCGTTCGACGACGGCGCCGACGTTCGTCTCGTCACAGACCACGAGGGCGTCGCCGCGACGGTACGCGACGGCGTCGACGTGACAGTCGGTGACGTGACTGCACTCCGAACGCTGCAAGCGGCCGACGGCGCCACGGCCGCTGTCGTCGCGCTACGGCGGGACCGACAGGCGATACTGGTGACACAGCTGCTCCGAGCGCACTTCGACGTCGAGACGGTCGTCGTCCTCCTCAACGACCCGGAGCGCCGGGAAGCAATCGAAGACATCGCGACGGCGGTCGTCTGTGGCGCTACGTCCCTCGCGACGGAACTCCAGCGCGCGGTCGAGACGACGCTCACGGGATCGGAGCCGATCTGA
- a CDS encoding undecaprenyl-diphosphate phosphatase — protein sequence MNPMLVAVVLGVLQGVLEWIPVSSEGGVALASTALTGVSSAAATRLALFLHAGTAVSAVVYYRAEAREIVASVRDLSRRPFASETADLSFIAVATAATAVTGLPAYLLLDAAVSELEGGLFLAFVGGLLVLTGLLQRFAVALSLGEREIPDGLDAVFVGVLQGLAILPGVSRSGTTVSALLLRGHEGESSLRLSFLLSIPAALAANALVLVDDGVPAIEPGEAVVALGISAVVGYLTVGALVRLVRTVPFWAVCTVFGGLGVVGGLLVAL from the coding sequence ATGAACCCGATGCTGGTCGCCGTCGTGCTGGGGGTCCTCCAGGGCGTCCTGGAGTGGATCCCCGTCTCCAGCGAGGGCGGCGTCGCGCTGGCGTCGACGGCACTCACGGGCGTCTCCTCGGCGGCCGCGACCCGACTGGCGCTCTTTCTCCACGCCGGAACGGCCGTCTCCGCCGTCGTCTACTACCGCGCCGAGGCCCGCGAGATAGTCGCCTCCGTACGCGACCTCTCCCGGCGCCCCTTCGCGTCGGAGACGGCCGACCTCTCGTTCATCGCGGTGGCGACGGCCGCGACGGCCGTCACCGGGCTCCCGGCGTACCTCCTGCTGGACGCTGCCGTCTCAGAGCTCGAGGGCGGCCTGTTCCTGGCGTTCGTCGGCGGCCTGCTGGTCCTGACGGGCCTGCTCCAGCGGTTCGCCGTGGCCCTATCGCTGGGCGAACGGGAGATTCCGGACGGTCTGGACGCCGTGTTCGTCGGCGTCCTGCAGGGACTGGCCATCCTCCCGGGCGTCTCGCGGTCGGGAACCACCGTCAGCGCCCTGCTCCTGCGGGGCCACGAGGGCGAATCGTCGCTCCGGCTCTCCTTCCTGCTGTCGATTCCGGCCGCGCTGGCGGCCAACGCACTCGTGCTGGTCGACGACGGCGTCCCCGCCATCGAACCGGGCGAGGCCGTCGTCGCACTCGGGATCAGCGCCGTCGTCGGGTACCTGACCGTCGGTGCGCTGGTCCGCCTGGTCCGGACGGTACCGTTCTGGGCTGTCTGTACCGTCTTCGGCGGCCTCGGCGTCGTCGGGGGCCTCCTCGTCGCGCTCTGA
- a CDS encoding amino acid permease, protein MTKDLERDLGLPAVLAISIGAMIGSGIFILPALALEIAGPAVIFAYALAGLLVVPAALSKSEMATAMPEAGGTYIYIERGMGPLLGTVAGVGTWFSLSFKGALALVGGVPYLLLLFDLPLKPVALGLAGVLILVNLFGAKQTGRLQVAIVVVMLAALGWFAAGSASSVQSANYVDFFDAGIGGLLAATGLVFVSYAGVTKVASVAEEVEDPGRNIPLGILGSLAFTTVLYVAIVAVLVGITDPGTVAGSLTPVAVAAEVTLGQAGVIAVILAAILALISTANAGILSSSRYPFAMSRDNLAPPSLSSVSERFGTPVTSITLTGAVLLVLIAFVPILEIAKLASAFQIMVFGLINVALVAFREGNAEYEPEFTSPLYPWVQIFGAVTGVALLTQMGTVALAGAALITLGSVVWYVLYVRPRVRREGVATDAIRRQVGRDALTDVESTSGETPQEVLVALTKGGDEARERALIALGADLVRPDDGRVVAVRFEEIPDQAPLTEDATAQSSSDLAFEDRAEALATEFGVDVEADEIVSHDTKHAVVNFAEHRGVDAILAEHEALRLRSRLFGDPIDWIVRHAPCDVLLVDNLGYERPRHVAISGDGGPYPPLAVRVAETVATANDGQISLWNPAEDTGPDQRAVTRDDYLTELSEMLSVPVTVESFRTDGGRTGQPELLVRRGADHRLRHVLFDERPTVPSPGCTTVTVYPHESDRPPLAQQLLERALF, encoded by the coding sequence ATGACGAAGGACCTCGAACGAGACCTCGGTCTCCCGGCCGTCCTGGCCATCAGTATCGGCGCGATGATCGGTAGCGGCATCTTCATCCTGCCGGCGCTCGCGCTCGAGATCGCCGGACCCGCGGTCATCTTCGCGTACGCGCTCGCTGGCCTCCTCGTCGTCCCGGCTGCCCTCTCGAAGTCGGAGATGGCGACCGCAATGCCCGAGGCGGGCGGGACGTACATCTACATCGAGCGCGGGATGGGGCCGTTGCTCGGAACCGTCGCGGGCGTCGGGACGTGGTTCTCGCTGTCGTTCAAGGGCGCGCTCGCGCTCGTCGGCGGCGTCCCGTACCTGCTCTTACTGTTCGACCTGCCGCTGAAACCCGTGGCGCTGGGCCTGGCAGGAGTGTTGATACTGGTGAACCTGTTCGGCGCGAAACAGACGGGGCGGCTCCAGGTCGCCATCGTCGTCGTCATGCTCGCGGCGCTTGGCTGGTTCGCCGCCGGGAGCGCGTCCAGCGTGCAGTCTGCCAACTACGTCGACTTCTTCGACGCAGGTATCGGTGGCCTCCTGGCGGCGACCGGACTGGTCTTCGTGTCCTACGCGGGCGTCACGAAGGTCGCGAGCGTCGCCGAAGAGGTCGAAGATCCCGGCCGGAACATCCCGCTCGGCATCCTCGGGTCGCTGGCGTTCACGACCGTGCTCTACGTGGCAATCGTCGCGGTACTGGTCGGAATAACGGACCCGGGCACCGTCGCCGGGTCGTTGACGCCGGTCGCCGTCGCCGCGGAGGTGACGCTCGGACAGGCCGGTGTCATCGCCGTCATCCTCGCGGCCATCCTCGCGCTCATCTCGACGGCCAACGCCGGTATCCTCTCCTCGTCACGGTATCCGTTCGCGATGAGTCGGGACAACCTGGCGCCGCCGTCGCTCTCGTCGGTCAGCGAGCGGTTCGGAACCCCGGTGACCTCGATCACCCTCACGGGTGCGGTGCTGCTGGTGCTCATCGCGTTCGTTCCGATTCTGGAGATCGCGAAACTCGCCAGCGCCTTCCAGATTATGGTGTTCGGACTCATCAACGTGGCGCTCGTCGCGTTCCGCGAGGGGAACGCGGAGTACGAGCCCGAGTTCACGTCCCCGCTGTATCCGTGGGTACAGATCTTCGGCGCCGTCACCGGCGTGGCCCTGCTGACGCAGATGGGGACCGTCGCCCTGGCCGGTGCCGCGCTCATCACGCTTGGCAGCGTCGTCTGGTACGTGCTCTACGTCCGGCCCAGAGTCCGCCGAGAAGGCGTCGCGACGGACGCGATCCGTCGCCAGGTCGGCCGGGACGCGCTCACCGACGTCGAGTCCACGTCGGGCGAGACGCCCCAGGAGGTGCTGGTCGCACTCACGAAAGGCGGCGACGAGGCTCGCGAGCGGGCACTGATCGCACTGGGCGCAGACCTCGTCCGACCGGACGACGGCCGCGTGGTCGCCGTCCGCTTCGAGGAGATCCCCGATCAGGCACCGCTGACCGAGGACGCGACCGCCCAGTCGTCGTCGGATCTCGCGTTCGAAGACCGGGCGGAGGCCCTCGCGACGGAGTTCGGCGTCGACGTCGAGGCCGACGAGATCGTCAGCCACGACACGAAACACGCCGTCGTCAACTTCGCCGAGCACCGCGGCGTCGACGCGATACTGGCCGAACACGAGGCCCTCCGACTCCGCTCGCGGCTGTTCGGGGACCCCATCGACTGGATCGTCAGACACGCCCCCTGTGACGTCCTCCTGGTCGACAACCTCGGCTACGAACGCCCGAGACACGTCGCAATCTCGGGCGACGGCGGCCCCTACCCGCCGCTCGCGGTACGCGTCGCCGAGACCGTCGCCACGGCCAACGATGGACAGATATCGCTGTGGAACCCCGCCGAGGACACCGGGCCCGACCAGCGCGCGGTCACGAGAGACGACTACCTGACCGAGCTGTCCGAGATGCTCTCGGTGCCGGTCACGGTCGAGTCGTTCAGGACGGACGGTGGGCGAACGGGGCAACCGGAACTGCTGGTCCGGCGCGGGGCCGACCACAGGCTCCGACACGTGCTGTTCGACGAACGACCGACGGTCCCGAGCCCGGGGTGTACGACCGTCACGGTCTACCCCCACGAGTCCGACCGCCCACCGCTCGCACAGCAACTGCTCGAACGGGCGCTGTTCTGA
- a CDS encoding bacterio-opsin activator domain-containing protein, with the protein MAPPPEEEANAAVLALFERDAADGTPLTTTEVATGVGCSRRTAYNRLRRLAAADRLATKKVGAKGRVWWLPTGAEGRAPDGPAFADRFGLPLTELVLQLFASSPVGIAIVDADGTIAFANDSLGDLLGRAEDSLQDLPAHSLFEDVRDDDGRSLSQTRSPITRAAATATPVVDARYERDGVAGAVERVAVDAVPITTEDGSVEGVGLAVTDVSVDHAREADLEGQRTELMRLNRVNSVVRGVSHAVTSARTREALERDICRLVADSDLYLFAVLGEFSASYTAFTVRSAVGVGAEEIEAIIESPDAPLVDDGPAATAAKTGEVQAVQNITDLPAAYWEAAAEALQFRSYASIPLVHRDVVYGVLGVYARQPAAFDADERALLAELGEMVGHGLHALEAAERLQSDQHVELTFRSEHLGERFQELGYDVELTVEGTVNREDGTPLQYWTVSGVEAGAFVRAVRDRPTVLDVDLLKRSGDSLLVEVHTSSESLSAAFGALDGRITGATLTEEALYVVAQFPAAADVDGVVEAGHALYPDLSLEERRLVYTPRLLSELAEEHLTGRQWTTVQRAYYAGYFEQPRRRTGTELAEKMDVTTTTFHRHLRNAEAEFFRVLFETSPDPGKVP; encoded by the coding sequence ATGGCTCCCCCTCCAGAAGAGGAGGCGAATGCGGCGGTCCTGGCGCTGTTCGAGCGGGATGCCGCGGACGGGACGCCGCTGACGACCACGGAGGTGGCGACCGGCGTCGGCTGCTCCAGACGGACGGCGTACAACCGGCTGCGACGGCTGGCGGCGGCCGACCGACTCGCGACGAAGAAGGTCGGGGCGAAAGGGCGCGTGTGGTGGCTCCCGACCGGCGCCGAGGGCCGGGCCCCGGACGGCCCCGCGTTCGCCGACCGGTTCGGGTTGCCGTTGACGGAACTCGTCTTGCAGCTGTTCGCGTCGAGCCCGGTCGGCATCGCCATCGTGGACGCCGACGGGACCATTGCGTTCGCGAACGACAGTCTCGGCGACCTGCTCGGGCGGGCCGAGGACTCCCTCCAGGACCTGCCGGCTCACTCGCTCTTCGAGGACGTCCGTGACGATGACGGGCGGTCGCTCTCCCAGACCCGGTCACCGATAACTCGGGCCGCAGCGACGGCCACCCCGGTCGTCGATGCCCGATACGAACGCGACGGTGTGGCCGGTGCCGTCGAGCGCGTCGCCGTCGACGCCGTCCCGATTACGACGGAAGACGGGTCCGTCGAGGGGGTCGGGCTGGCGGTCACGGACGTCAGCGTCGACCACGCTCGCGAGGCCGACCTGGAGGGACAGCGAACCGAACTCATGCGGCTCAACCGGGTCAACTCGGTCGTCCGTGGCGTCTCACACGCCGTCACGAGCGCGCGGACGCGCGAGGCGCTCGAACGCGACATCTGTCGCCTCGTCGCCGACTCGGACCTCTACCTCTTTGCCGTCCTCGGGGAGTTCTCGGCGTCGTATACGGCGTTCACGGTCCGGAGTGCTGTGGGGGTCGGTGCGGAGGAGATCGAGGCGATAATCGAGAGCCCCGACGCACCACTGGTCGACGACGGCCCGGCCGCGACGGCCGCCAAGACCGGCGAGGTGCAGGCCGTCCAGAACATCACCGACCTCCCCGCCGCGTACTGGGAGGCGGCGGCCGAGGCCCTGCAGTTCCGGTCGTACGCGTCCATCCCGCTCGTCCACCGTGACGTCGTCTATGGCGTCCTCGGGGTCTACGCCAGACAGCCCGCCGCCTTCGACGCGGACGAGCGGGCGCTGCTGGCGGAACTCGGCGAGATGGTCGGCCACGGCCTGCACGCGCTCGAGGCTGCCGAACGCCTCCAGAGCGACCAGCACGTCGAACTCACATTTCGTTCCGAACACCTCGGCGAGCGGTTCCAGGAACTCGGCTACGACGTCGAGCTGACCGTCGAGGGAACGGTCAACCGCGAGGACGGCACGCCGCTGCAGTACTGGACCGTCAGCGGCGTCGAAGCGGGCGCGTTCGTCCGTGCCGTCCGGGACAGACCGACTGTCCTCGACGTCGACCTGCTCAAGCGGTCCGGTGACAGCCTGCTCGTCGAGGTCCACACCAGCAGCGAGTCGCTGAGTGCGGCCTTCGGCGCACTCGACGGCCGGATAACCGGTGCGACCCTCACCGAGGAGGCGCTCTACGTCGTAGCGCAGTTCCCCGCCGCCGCCGACGTCGACGGCGTCGTCGAGGCCGGACACGCGTTGTACCCCGACCTCTCGCTCGAGGAGCGCCGGCTCGTCTACACCCCCCGGTTGCTCAGCGAACTCGCCGAGGAACACCTGACCGGGCGCCAGTGGACGACGGTACAGCGGGCCTACTACGCCGGGTACTTCGAACAGCCTCGGCGGCGGACCGGCACGGAACTGGCCGAGAAGATGGACGTGACCACGACGACGTTCCACCGCCACCTGCGAAACGCCGAGGCCGAGTTCTTTCGCGTCCTCTTCGAGACGTCGCCGGACCCCGGTAAGGTGCCGTGA
- a CDS encoding mechanosensitive ion channel family protein produces MQLAHALMEALAALPVWQGFAVLVASGLVLAALVNVLGDRYMRRVTERIDGEVDDIVLRTVHTGLYLTLSVGGLYVGTQVYEVSPDVAVPLEAGTLSVVIVVWMLLLVRLGRKVSGAVTDSRYVDRQVVPILQNVWSAIVSGVGVFLLLVLWDVDVTPLLASAGVVGIIVGLAARDTLANFFGSLSLYLDGTYKVGDFVVLETGERGRVEDISVRSTVIRTRDDILVTVPNATLNSAAIVNESTPRRKRRIRVPVGVAYGTDIDAVEAILLEAAGGQDLVIDRPKPRVRFREFGDSSLNFELLCWVSNPALTARATHHLNREIYHRFQAEGIEIPFPQRDVAVSVTDVPGGLFGSE; encoded by the coding sequence ATGCAACTGGCACATGCTCTCATGGAGGCCCTGGCGGCCCTGCCGGTCTGGCAGGGCTTTGCCGTCCTCGTGGCGTCGGGCCTCGTCCTCGCCGCGCTGGTCAACGTGCTCGGCGACCGGTACATGCGCCGGGTCACCGAGCGTATCGACGGCGAGGTCGACGACATCGTCCTCCGGACGGTCCACACCGGGCTCTATCTCACCCTCTCGGTCGGCGGCCTCTATGTCGGCACGCAGGTGTACGAGGTGTCCCCGGACGTCGCCGTCCCCCTCGAGGCCGGGACGCTCTCTGTCGTCATCGTCGTCTGGATGCTCCTGCTGGTCCGTCTGGGGCGGAAGGTCTCCGGAGCGGTCACCGACAGCCGGTACGTCGACCGCCAGGTGGTCCCCATCCTCCAGAACGTCTGGAGCGCCATCGTCTCCGGCGTCGGCGTCTTCCTCCTGCTCGTGCTCTGGGACGTCGACGTCACGCCCCTGCTGGCGTCGGCCGGCGTCGTCGGCATCATCGTCGGCCTGGCCGCCCGCGACACGCTCGCGAACTTCTTCGGGTCGCTGTCGCTGTACCTCGACGGCACGTACAAGGTCGGCGACTTCGTCGTCTTGGAGACCGGCGAGCGGGGCCGCGTCGAGGACATCTCGGTCCGCTCGACGGTCATCCGGACCCGCGACGACATCCTCGTGACCGTCCCGAACGCGACGCTGAACAGCGCCGCCATCGTCAACGAGTCGACGCCGCGGCGCAAGCGCCGCATCCGCGTGCCGGTCGGTGTCGCCTACGGCACCGATATCGACGCCGTCGAGGCGATCTTGCTCGAGGCCGCCGGAGGCCAGGACCTCGTCATCGACCGCCCGAAGCCGCGGGTTCGATTCCGCGAGTTCGGGGACTCCTCGCTGAACTTCGAACTGCTCTGTTGGGTGTCGAACCCCGCGCTGACAGCCCGGGCGACCCACCACCTGAACCGGGAGATATACCACCGGTTCCAGGCCGAGGGCATCGAGATTCCGTTCCCGCAACGGGACGTCGCGGTGTCGGTGACCGACGTGCCCGGCGGGTTGTTCGGGTCCGAGTGA
- a CDS encoding universal stress protein has protein sequence MYERILIPTDGSTVAEAAVDHAVDLARKYDATIHALYVVDIDAVNLGLGTEQVDRIRQGHFGDMEELEENANAATGVVAEAAAEHGLEVVEEVRVGRPHSVIADYADANDIDVVVMGSHGRSGVKRALLGSVTERVLRSTHRPVLVVDEHGED, from the coding sequence ATGTACGAACGCATACTCATTCCGACGGACGGTAGCACAGTTGCAGAAGCCGCGGTCGACCACGCGGTCGACCTCGCCCGCAAGTACGACGCCACGATCCACGCGCTCTACGTCGTGGACATCGACGCGGTCAACCTCGGGCTCGGGACCGAGCAGGTCGACCGCATCCGGCAGGGCCACTTCGGCGACATGGAGGAACTGGAGGAGAACGCCAACGCCGCCACCGGCGTCGTCGCCGAGGCGGCCGCCGAACACGGACTCGAGGTCGTCGAGGAGGTCCGTGTGGGGCGGCCCCACTCGGTCATCGCCGACTACGCCGACGCCAACGACATCGACGTCGTCGTCATGGGCAGCCACGGCCGCTCGGGCGTCAAGCGCGCACTCCTCGGGAGCGTCACCGAGCGCGTCCTGCGCTCGACCCACCGGCCGGTGCTGGTCGTCGACGAGCACGGTGAGGACTGA
- a CDS encoding tRNA pseudouridine(54/55) synthase Pus10, translating into MTLLEDARAALATGPLCDSCLGRLFADRSFGLANAERGHALRVTLALEDDDPFESAEDCWVCETETDRFDWWAEQAATAARGYDFSTYQVGTRVPPLFEENDALLREDVGLDEDAGEALKTEFNREVGKRIGQRTGAEVDFGRPDVQFTLDLATDEVDVQVNSAFVYGRYRKLERHIPQTKWPCNDCNGTGLWQGEPCEGCDGTGYRYDESVEQLTAPVVLEAMDGESATFHGAGREDVDALMLESGRPFVIEVDEPRVRDVDTDRLERGVNDFADGKVEVEGLRLATYEMVERVKELEASKTYRMDVEFDAPVEAETLQAALEELTGATVHQETPQRVAHRRADLTRTREVYDVSGELLDDRHADIRIHGAGGLYVKELVSSDEGRTEPSLAGLLGVGAAVTALDVVDVEGEDEPFEKAAFLKE; encoded by the coding sequence ATGACGCTACTCGAGGACGCCCGGGCCGCCCTGGCGACTGGTCCGCTCTGTGACTCCTGTCTCGGCCGCCTCTTCGCAGACCGCAGTTTCGGCCTCGCGAACGCCGAACGGGGCCACGCGCTCCGGGTGACGCTCGCCCTGGAGGACGACGACCCGTTCGAGTCGGCCGAGGACTGCTGGGTCTGTGAGACTGAGACCGACCGGTTCGACTGGTGGGCCGAGCAGGCCGCGACCGCCGCCCGGGGCTACGACTTTTCGACCTACCAGGTCGGGACGCGCGTCCCGCCACTGTTCGAGGAGAACGACGCCCTCCTCCGGGAGGACGTCGGCCTCGACGAGGACGCCGGCGAGGCCCTGAAGACGGAGTTCAACCGCGAGGTCGGCAAGCGCATCGGTCAGCGGACGGGCGCCGAGGTGGACTTTGGCCGCCCGGACGTCCAGTTCACGCTCGACCTGGCGACCGACGAGGTCGACGTGCAGGTCAACTCCGCGTTCGTCTACGGCCGCTACCGGAAGCTCGAACGGCACATCCCCCAGACGAAGTGGCCCTGCAACGACTGCAACGGCACCGGCCTCTGGCAGGGCGAACCCTGCGAGGGGTGTGACGGCACGGGCTACCGCTACGACGAGAGCGTCGAGCAACTGACCGCGCCCGTCGTGCTGGAGGCGATGGACGGCGAGAGCGCGACCTTCCACGGTGCCGGCCGCGAGGACGTCGACGCCCTGATGCTCGAGTCGGGCCGCCCGTTCGTCATCGAGGTCGACGAACCGCGGGTGCGTGACGTGGATACGGACCGACTGGAGCGCGGGGTCAACGACTTCGCCGACGGCAAGGTCGAGGTCGAGGGCCTGCGCCTGGCGACCTACGAGATGGTCGAGCGGGTGAAGGAACTGGAGGCCTCGAAGACCTACCGGATGGACGTCGAGTTCGACGCGCCGGTCGAGGCCGAGACTCTGCAGGCCGCCCTCGAGGAACTCACCGGTGCGACGGTCCACCAGGAGACGCCTCAGCGCGTCGCCCACCGGCGGGCCGACCTCACGCGTACGCGGGAGGTGTACGACGTGTCCGGGGAACTCCTCGACGACCGGCACGCCGACATCCGCATCCACGGGGCCGGGGGCCTCTACGTGAAGGAACTGGTCTCCAGCGACGAGGGCCGGACCGAGCCGAGTCTTGCCGGGCTACTCGGCGTCGGTGCGGCGGTGACGGCGCTCGACGTGGTGGACGTCGAGGGCGAGGACGAGCCGTTCGAGAAAGCGGCGTTCCTGAAAGAGTAG
- a CDS encoding ferritin, producing the protein MLKDPIEDALNEQINAELFSEYLYLSMAAYFADEGLPGFASWMRAQADEEHEHAMRIYDYVLERDGRVMLDAIDAPQTAWPDPVTAFEDAYEHEVEISRLIDDLVALARQENDNATENMLQWFVAEQVEEEATAQDILDQLRLVGDDGPGLLLIDRELAQRRGDADGVEGAETEAAPE; encoded by the coding sequence ATGCTGAAAGACCCGATCGAAGATGCATTGAACGAACAGATCAACGCCGAGCTATTCTCCGAGTACCTGTACCTCTCGATGGCCGCGTACTTCGCGGACGAGGGGCTCCCCGGATTCGCGTCGTGGATGCGGGCCCAGGCAGACGAGGAACACGAACACGCGATGCGGATCTACGACTACGTACTCGAGCGAGACGGGCGCGTGATGCTGGATGCCATCGACGCTCCACAGACGGCGTGGCCGGACCCGGTGACCGCCTTCGAGGACGCGTACGAACACGAGGTGGAGATTTCGAGGCTGATCGACGACCTGGTCGCGCTCGCTCGCCAGGAGAACGACAACGCGACCGAGAATATGCTCCAGTGGTTCGTCGCCGAGCAGGTGGAGGAGGAGGCGACGGCACAGGACATCCTCGACCAGCTCAGACTGGTCGGTGACGACGGGCCCGGGCTCCTGCTGATCGACCGGGAACTCGCGCAGCGACGCGGCGATGCAGATGGCGTCGAAGGGGCCGAGACCGAGGCTGCACCGGAGTAA
- a CDS encoding Lrp/AsnC family transcriptional regulator, whose translation MADPEYEIDDLDRRIIYALQEDARHTSASEIAESLEVSARTVRNRIAKLEEASVIRGYDVDVDYEAAGYQLHTLIVCTAPIHEREEIARRALDVEGVVAIREVMTGAENVHIEVVGTDGNDLSRIGRDLNEIGLEVVDEDLIRNEYTRPFHPFDVAAAGDDQS comes from the coding sequence ATGGCCGACCCGGAGTACGAGATCGACGACCTGGACCGACGCATCATCTACGCCCTCCAGGAGGACGCCCGACACACGTCCGCCAGCGAGATCGCCGAGTCCCTCGAGGTCTCGGCGCGGACGGTCCGTAACCGCATCGCCAAACTGGAAGAGGCAAGCGTCATCCGAGGGTACGACGTCGACGTGGACTACGAGGCCGCCGGCTACCAGCTGCACACCCTCATCGTCTGTACCGCCCCGATCCACGAGCGCGAGGAGATCGCGCGGCGCGCACTCGACGTCGAGGGCGTCGTCGCCATCCGGGAGGTGATGACCGGCGCGGAGAACGTCCACATCGAGGTCGTCGGCACCGACGGCAACGACCTCAGCCGCATCGGTCGGGACCTCAACGAGATCGGCCTCGAGGTGGTCGACGAAGACCTCATCCGCAACGAGTACACGCGCCCGTTCCACCCGTTCGACGTCGCCGCGGCTGGCGACGACCAGTCGTGA
- a CDS encoding CheF family chemotaxis protein, translating to MSGDEQKVVDTSGDFQYVVRDGDPVADPQWQSCRFVVTNKRLILATNGGKQQIPHSKIRVPSDPDTVVPDGLAGDTAALEIGNNVLVVDASSVDDFETEYCRATLHGQVILARDPAVVGGVVQDDAEWSKARFRLEDDVVRLQFPGGGSTTFEVEDVGTIETDESVVMGETRAVIEVEHTDEEDRSVETHLSGMPHHTNALETLFSRVVERHEDDYELTDLESQVLMGLYSGVSPFEMADFVGIGPDEVEEIYQKLLDVGAVDKVRTRTEVTLNAQGRNMASEAMSEQ from the coding sequence ATGAGTGGCGACGAACAGAAGGTAGTGGACACGTCCGGCGACTTCCAGTACGTCGTCCGGGACGGGGACCCGGTCGCGGACCCCCAGTGGCAATCCTGCCGGTTCGTCGTCACCAACAAGCGCCTCATCCTGGCCACCAACGGCGGCAAGCAGCAGATCCCCCACTCGAAGATACGCGTCCCCAGCGACCCCGACACTGTCGTGCCGGACGGGCTGGCGGGCGACACGGCAGCGCTCGAGATCGGGAACAACGTGCTCGTCGTCGACGCCAGCTCGGTCGACGACTTCGAGACCGAGTACTGCCGCGCGACGCTGCACGGGCAGGTCATCCTCGCGCGGGACCCCGCCGTCGTCGGCGGCGTCGTGCAGGACGACGCCGAGTGGAGCAAGGCCCGGTTCCGGCTCGAGGACGACGTGGTCCGCCTGCAGTTCCCCGGCGGCGGGTCGACGACCTTCGAGGTTGAGGACGTCGGGACCATCGAGACCGACGAGAGCGTCGTCATGGGCGAGACGCGGGCGGTCATCGAGGTGGAACACACCGACGAGGAGGACCGCAGCGTCGAGACGCATCTCTCGGGCATGCCCCACCACACGAACGCGCTCGAGACGCTCTTCTCGCGGGTCGTCGAGCGACACGAAGACGACTACGAACTCACTGACCTCGAGAGCCAGGTGCTGATGGGGCTGTACTCCGGCGTCTCGCCGTTCGAGATGGCCGACTTCGTCGGCATCGGTCCGGACGAGGTCGAGGAGATCTACCAGAAACTGCTCGACGTCGGTGCCGTCGACAAGGTGCGGACCCGGACCGAGGTGACGCTGAACGCCCAGGGGCGGAATATGGCGAGTGAAGCGATGAGTGAGCAGTAG